A single Paenibacillus sp. FSL R5-0517 DNA region contains:
- a CDS encoding SDR family oxidoreductase, which yields MSIQTAIVTGANSGMGLATTIELAKQGYHVIMACRSEKRGQDALQEAVRLSGSSAIELMLCDLGSLESIRQFARTFRERHDRLDVLVNNAGVVMIKRKETSDGFEQSIGINHLGHFLLTLLLIEPLKAATQGRVVNVSSGAYKAGKIHFEDPHLHKGYNPIKSYAQSKLANVLFTRALARKLSGTSVTVNCLHPGAVGTSIGVDRNTGFGTRIMAFVGKLPFFLSPEEGARTAIYLATSPDVVGITGRYFYQQKEQQLKAHAVDDTSAERFWTWSEEQVGLKPDEKL from the coding sequence ATGTCCATTCAGACAGCAATTGTAACAGGGGCCAACTCAGGGATGGGTTTGGCAACCACCATTGAACTTGCAAAGCAAGGATATCACGTAATTATGGCATGCCGCAGTGAGAAGCGCGGACAGGATGCTCTTCAGGAGGCTGTGCGTCTGTCCGGCTCTTCTGCAATTGAATTGATGTTATGTGACCTGGGTTCACTCGAAAGTATACGCCAGTTTGCCCGCACATTCCGCGAGCGTCATGATCGGCTTGACGTTCTGGTGAATAATGCGGGAGTGGTGATGATCAAGCGAAAGGAAACTTCAGATGGGTTCGAACAGAGTATTGGCATTAACCATCTGGGTCATTTTCTGCTGACTTTGCTTTTGATCGAACCTCTAAAAGCTGCAACGCAGGGACGGGTTGTAAACGTGTCGTCAGGTGCATACAAGGCCGGCAAAATCCACTTCGAAGATCCACATCTGCACAAAGGTTATAATCCGATCAAAAGCTATGCCCAATCCAAATTGGCTAATGTGTTGTTCACTCGAGCACTGGCCCGTAAACTGTCAGGTACCTCGGTTACGGTGAATTGTCTACATCCTGGTGCGGTGGGCACGAGTATTGGTGTAGATCGCAATACCGGATTTGGCACACGCATTATGGCGTTTGTAGGCAAGCTTCCCTTTTTTCTGTCCCCTGAAGAAGGGGCGCGAACGGCTATTTATCTGGCTACAAGCCCAGATGTTGTCGGCATCACCGGGCGTTACTTCTATCAACAGAAAGAGCAGCAGCTGAAGGCGCATGCCGTTGATGATACTTCAGCTGAGCGTTTCTGGACGTGGAGCGAAGAACAGGTCGGGCTAAAGCCTGATGAGAAATTGTAA
- a CDS encoding M23 family metallopeptidase, whose product MNREGHVKTEQQTHQIVKHRKGWKVLAITLGACVILSACGNGNAITSDQAEQQSSEQASNHEASENTNQEQNSTSEVSAVVTPDNFIDTLMNGSKDAIYSQFSPELKGTVTLEQFKTTADPFLEGVESWEQVVDAEMNQLTEVAWKDQTGTKGIRAYFSDENLIEGLSIQPLEAHEDTDDKLTKTEFQFPMKGEWYVFWGGQDVLSNYHYEHETQRYALDIVRTKEQSSYHGDAKENENYHAFGEPLYAAADGTVVEIKNDIPDNVPGVMNPEEPAGNYVVIDHGNGEYSITAHIKKGSVSVKKGDKLKQGDPIGELGNSGNSSEAHLHFQVSDGPDLFTSRSMNIRWADQSQQLTRGNTIQGLPE is encoded by the coding sequence ATGAACAGGGAAGGTCATGTGAAAACAGAGCAACAGACACATCAGATCGTAAAGCATAGAAAGGGCTGGAAGGTCCTTGCAATAACCCTTGGAGCTTGCGTGATATTGTCTGCTTGCGGCAATGGCAACGCGATTACTTCCGACCAGGCGGAGCAGCAGTCATCCGAACAGGCGTCCAATCATGAAGCGAGCGAGAACACCAATCAGGAGCAGAACTCCACTTCAGAGGTGAGCGCAGTGGTTACACCGGACAATTTCATAGATACGTTGATGAACGGTTCAAAGGATGCAATCTATAGCCAGTTTTCCCCGGAATTGAAGGGAACGGTAACGCTTGAGCAGTTTAAAACGACCGCTGATCCTTTTCTGGAGGGTGTTGAATCGTGGGAGCAAGTGGTAGACGCCGAAATGAATCAATTAACCGAGGTTGCCTGGAAGGATCAGACAGGGACGAAAGGAATTCGCGCCTATTTTTCCGACGAAAATCTGATTGAGGGTCTGTCAATTCAACCGTTGGAAGCTCATGAAGACACAGATGACAAACTCACCAAAACCGAGTTCCAATTCCCGATGAAGGGGGAATGGTATGTATTCTGGGGAGGTCAAGATGTATTGTCGAATTATCATTATGAGCATGAAACCCAGCGCTATGCACTGGATATCGTTCGGACAAAAGAACAATCAAGTTATCATGGTGATGCTAAGGAAAATGAAAACTACCATGCTTTTGGTGAACCACTCTATGCTGCTGCGGATGGAACGGTCGTCGAAATCAAGAACGATATTCCGGACAATGTACCGGGTGTGATGAATCCGGAAGAGCCGGCGGGTAACTATGTAGTTATTGACCATGGCAACGGTGAATACAGCATCACAGCACATATCAAGAAAGGCAGTGTTTCGGTCAAAAAAGGAGATAAGCTCAAGCAGGGAGACCCTATCGGTGAGCTAGGTAATTCGGGTAACTCCAGTGAAGCCCATCTGCACTTCCAGGTATCGGACGGCCCCGATCTGTTCACATCTCGCTCGATGAACATTCGCTGGGCTGACCAGAGTCAGCAGTTAACTCGTGGCAATACCATTCAGGGACTTCCAGAGTAA
- a CDS encoding MBL fold metallo-hydrolase: protein MSHSTTSITVLHLQIPTPSGNSPIFPVMLRDEDGVTLVDTGMIGQFAELQSALEQEGVQLSDVKRVIITHQDIDHIGNLGALLDAIPDLEIWAHADEIPYLTGEKPLIKFTPERRALLPAPVLALADQLLLQLPEVNISRILTDGDLLQLQGGTQVIHTPGHTPGHICLYFGEQQFLLAADELRVVDDELVGPAPPATPDMPEALRSLKKLTDLKLDKVLCYHGGEYTNDPAQRIATLAESAE, encoded by the coding sequence ATGAGCCATTCAACAACTTCAATTACTGTGCTACATCTTCAGATTCCCACACCTTCCGGGAACAGTCCCATATTTCCCGTCATGCTTCGTGATGAAGATGGCGTGACCTTGGTGGATACGGGCATGATTGGCCAATTTGCTGAACTTCAATCCGCATTGGAACAAGAGGGCGTACAACTCTCGGACGTCAAACGTGTGATTATTACACATCAGGACATCGATCATATCGGTAATCTGGGCGCTCTTCTGGATGCTATCCCCGATCTGGAAATCTGGGCACATGCCGATGAGATTCCATATCTAACTGGTGAGAAACCTTTGATCAAGTTCACTCCTGAACGTCGTGCTCTGTTGCCTGCGCCCGTTCTGGCACTGGCAGACCAATTGCTCTTGCAGCTGCCCGAAGTGAACATCAGCAGAATTCTGACAGACGGAGACCTGTTACAGCTTCAAGGAGGCACACAAGTCATTCATACACCTGGACATACCCCAGGTCATATCTGCTTGTATTTCGGAGAGCAGCAGTTCCTGCTTGCTGCCGATGAACTTCGTGTGGTTGATGATGAACTCGTTGGCCCTGCGCCACCTGCGACACCGGACATGCCTGAAGCACTCCGAAGCTTGAAGAAACTGACAGACCTTAAACTTGATAAAGTTCTCTGTTATCACGGTGGAGAGTACACCAATGATCCGGCTCAGCGTATTGCCACACTTGCGGAGAGCGCAGAATAA
- a CDS encoding response regulator transcription factor, with amino-acid sequence MDNVSILLVDDEQAILHMLKTVLLKEQFLDIDTVTTGEAAIEACNNKTYHCIVLDIMLPGKSGLEICPFLRQVTDAPILFLTAKTTDYDKLTGFAVGGDDYVAKPFNPLEVVARIKSLLKRYLPTKTAAISDLIPSNVNTSSSSMPEGVYDFGRFQVLEWAGELRVEGESVSCPALVFQLLLFFCKHPNRIFTKSDLYERVWGSEAISDDNTVMVHIHRIRERIEADPSNPVYLVNVRGLGYKLIQPEHVSRP; translated from the coding sequence ATGGATAACGTCTCAATACTGCTGGTGGATGATGAACAAGCTATTCTGCATATGCTCAAAACCGTTCTGCTCAAAGAACAGTTTCTCGATATTGATACCGTTACAACAGGTGAAGCTGCCATTGAGGCCTGCAACAATAAAACGTACCATTGTATCGTGCTCGACATCATGCTTCCCGGCAAAAGCGGACTGGAAATCTGCCCTTTTCTACGCCAGGTCACCGATGCGCCTATCCTGTTTCTGACAGCCAAAACAACCGATTATGACAAATTAACGGGATTCGCCGTTGGTGGTGACGATTATGTAGCCAAACCCTTCAATCCGCTGGAAGTCGTTGCTCGAATTAAATCCTTACTAAAGCGTTATTTGCCAACAAAAACAGCTGCGATCTCGGATCTCATCCCATCGAACGTAAATACGTCATCTTCCAGCATGCCGGAAGGCGTGTACGACTTTGGACGGTTTCAGGTATTGGAATGGGCTGGTGAACTTCGAGTTGAAGGAGAGTCCGTATCCTGTCCGGCACTTGTATTTCAACTGCTGCTCTTTTTCTGCAAGCATCCCAATCGCATTTTCACCAAATCAGATCTATATGAGCGGGTATGGGGCTCAGAAGCCATTAGTGATGATAATACCGTGATGGTCCATATTCACCGCATTCGGGAACGCATTGAAGCCGATCCTTCCAATCCAGTGTATCTCGTTAACGTCCGAGGTCTGGGTTACAAACTCATTCAACCGGAACATGTGTCACGCCCATGA
- a CDS encoding HAMP domain-containing sensor histidine kinase, with translation MSIRRKLMTRFIGMLAGAVILIILLGSVATYWVVQKVNEVNLVDDFALNGLDQLINTAEFMPDNTIKYDPKLLKQVDKYQGWLQVLDEQGNVIDDYQAPADVPTHYKPGELIAYWENQKPFPYQIVILIREKNGKNFTLLYGESNPAKSLINNIRSDLILTNGKFTLQPGRQEALLAAHAYLQVLDASGRELSSFNKPAVGVPSEYTLQELVLQIRYPSRSGKSTATWYDEKNGTTWLISIPGEANGTGNSNPYRFILEPALVILIVSIIILLILLAFWYANRFGSPMLHMLQWLQRLERGHYEEPTGAFGVPRSQRRNGKWKRKYNVYAEVLRSMQALSYTLKQDEELRKQTDSLREEWIAGITHDLKTPLSSIQGYAHMLEADKYSWTVEEVREFAGIMLDKSMYMDRLINDLAMTYRLRSGGYQPVVEETDVNTLLRDLIQRAERNPAYGEGRIIFQPSEVPVYGLVHIPSFERIVDNLTANALLHNPPESILVVSVHSGEHADAFSIQFADNGRGMDPETVWKLFERYYRGTDTGTSDVGSGLGMAVTKGLIEAMKGHIEVQSTPGEGTIIRLVWDGPSVTN, from the coding sequence ATGAGTATTCGTCGCAAATTAATGACCCGGTTTATCGGAATGCTCGCGGGAGCCGTCATTCTAATCATCCTGCTTGGGTCTGTAGCCACTTACTGGGTCGTGCAAAAGGTTAATGAAGTGAATTTGGTGGATGATTTTGCGCTTAACGGTCTGGATCAATTGATTAATACAGCAGAATTCATGCCAGACAATACCATCAAATATGACCCCAAATTGTTAAAGCAAGTGGATAAATATCAAGGCTGGCTCCAGGTGCTGGATGAACAAGGCAACGTCATTGATGATTATCAAGCACCCGCCGATGTTCCGACTCACTATAAACCGGGGGAATTGATTGCATACTGGGAAAATCAAAAACCTTTCCCTTATCAGATTGTCATACTCATCCGGGAGAAGAACGGTAAGAATTTCACTTTGTTGTATGGTGAGAGTAACCCGGCCAAATCGCTCATCAATAATATTCGTTCAGATCTCATTCTGACCAACGGGAAGTTTACTCTTCAACCGGGCCGACAGGAAGCCCTTCTTGCTGCTCATGCCTATCTTCAAGTATTGGATGCGTCAGGACGAGAACTCTCCTCCTTCAACAAACCAGCTGTGGGTGTACCAAGCGAATACACCCTTCAGGAGTTGGTACTGCAGATTCGCTATCCAAGTCGATCAGGCAAGTCTACTGCTACATGGTACGATGAGAAGAATGGAACCACTTGGTTGATAAGCATCCCTGGCGAGGCAAATGGTACAGGGAATTCAAATCCCTATCGTTTTATTCTGGAACCGGCATTGGTTATATTGATCGTGTCCATCATCATTCTGCTTATCTTGCTTGCCTTCTGGTATGCCAACCGATTCGGCTCGCCCATGCTGCATATGCTCCAATGGTTACAGCGTCTAGAGCGAGGTCATTACGAGGAACCTACCGGAGCCTTCGGAGTGCCTCGCAGTCAGCGTCGTAACGGTAAGTGGAAGCGCAAATACAACGTGTATGCTGAAGTGCTTCGCTCCATGCAGGCCCTATCCTACACGTTGAAGCAAGATGAAGAACTTCGGAAACAGACCGATTCACTTCGGGAGGAATGGATCGCTGGCATAACTCACGATCTGAAGACGCCTCTATCCTCCATCCAGGGGTATGCCCATATGCTTGAAGCAGATAAATATAGCTGGACCGTGGAAGAAGTCAGGGAATTTGCAGGCATTATGCTCGATAAATCCATGTATATGGACAGGCTTATCAATGACCTTGCCATGACCTATCGATTACGCAGTGGCGGATATCAACCTGTGGTGGAAGAGACTGACGTAAATACGTTACTCCGTGATCTGATCCAACGCGCTGAACGAAACCCGGCTTATGGGGAAGGTCGCATCATATTCCAACCTTCCGAAGTGCCTGTGTATGGACTTGTCCATATTCCTTCGTTTGAACGAATTGTGGATAACCTGACCGCCAATGCCCTTCTTCATAATCCGCCCGAATCCATCCTCGTGGTCAGTGTGCACTCTGGTGAACACGCAGATGCATTCAGTATTCAGTTTGCCGATAATGGACGAGGCATGGACCCCGAGACGGTATGGAAGTTATTTGAACGATATTATCGCGGTACAGATACAGGTACATCGGACGTTGGATCAGGGCTGGGCATGGCCGTAACCAAAGGGTTGATTGAGGCGATGAAAGGACATATTGAGGTACAGTCCACCCCTGGTGAAGGAACGATCATTCGTTTAGTATGGGATGGGCCGTCCGTAACGAATTAA
- the thrS gene encoding threonine--tRNA ligase: MSKQENSNSASNKSGNEINNQANDLPPSSQSIKVRLQGGDVRSYEAGITVGAVASSISTSLGKQAIGGIADGQNIDLDGVLEQDCELVIVTLDSAEGLYRYRHSAAHVLAQALKRIYGTEQVKLGIGPVIEDGFYYDVDLEHALSISDLAAIEREMNKIIQENHKISRRVVSREEALSIFGAIQDPYKLELIQDLPEDAELSIYDQGEFFDLCRGPHLPSTGRIKAFKLLNVAGAYWRGNSDNKMLQRIYGTAFPNKAQLDEHLHMLEEAKKRDHRKLGKELELFMFSEEAPGMPFYLPKGMTVRTELEQFSRELQLQEGYQEVRTPLMMNNRLWEQSGHWEHYKDNMYFSEVDDATFALKPMNCPGHMLIFKNTLHSYRELPIRMMEFGQVHRHEFSGALNGMMRVRTFCQDDAHLYVMPEQIEDEINQAISLIGRMYDIFGFEYKIELSTRPEDSMGSEELWDQAERALQNVLDRRGVEYRINEGDGAFYGPKIDFHILDALKRSWQCGTIQLDFQMPEKFDLTYIGEDSLKHRPVVIHRAIYGSIDRFIGILTEHYAGAFPLWLAPVQVKLLPVSDHYADYALQVQSQLRAAGIRVETDLRSEKLGYKIREAQMEKVPYSLVLGENEKNASSASVRAYGQGDQGIQRIEAFIELVQQAVKAKI, encoded by the coding sequence ATGAGCAAACAGGAAAACAGTAACTCCGCAAGCAACAAATCAGGTAACGAAATTAACAATCAAGCCAATGATCTGCCACCATCCAGTCAATCCATTAAGGTCCGTCTGCAAGGTGGAGATGTTCGTTCTTACGAAGCAGGCATCACTGTGGGTGCAGTCGCCTCATCCATCAGCACAAGTCTTGGAAAACAGGCGATCGGCGGTATTGCAGATGGTCAGAATATCGATCTCGATGGGGTGCTTGAGCAAGATTGCGAACTCGTCATTGTTACTTTGGACAGTGCGGAAGGCCTGTATCGTTACCGTCACAGCGCAGCACATGTGCTCGCACAGGCGCTCAAACGCATCTACGGTACAGAACAAGTGAAACTGGGTATCGGCCCAGTCATTGAGGATGGATTCTATTACGATGTTGATCTGGAACATGCCTTGTCCATCAGTGATCTGGCTGCCATTGAGCGGGAAATGAACAAAATCATTCAGGAGAATCATAAGATCAGTCGGCGGGTCGTTAGCCGGGAGGAAGCCCTCAGCATCTTCGGAGCAATCCAGGACCCCTACAAGCTTGAACTCATTCAGGATTTGCCGGAGGACGCCGAGCTTTCGATCTATGATCAAGGAGAGTTCTTCGATCTGTGTCGCGGTCCCCATCTCCCATCCACTGGACGGATCAAAGCGTTCAAGCTGCTGAATGTGGCTGGTGCGTACTGGCGGGGTAACTCGGATAATAAGATGCTGCAACGTATCTACGGCACTGCTTTCCCAAACAAAGCCCAGCTGGATGAACATCTGCACATGCTCGAAGAAGCGAAAAAACGGGATCACCGCAAACTCGGTAAAGAGCTTGAACTATTCATGTTCTCCGAAGAAGCGCCCGGCATGCCCTTCTATCTGCCTAAAGGCATGACTGTTCGTACTGAACTGGAGCAATTCTCGCGTGAGCTGCAATTACAGGAAGGCTATCAGGAAGTACGGACTCCGCTCATGATGAACAACCGGCTGTGGGAGCAATCCGGCCATTGGGAGCATTACAAGGACAATATGTACTTTTCGGAAGTGGACGATGCAACGTTTGCACTGAAACCAATGAACTGTCCCGGGCACATGCTGATCTTCAAAAATACACTCCATTCCTACCGCGAATTGCCAATTCGCATGATGGAATTCGGCCAAGTTCACCGTCATGAATTCTCAGGTGCCCTGAATGGCATGATGCGTGTGCGGACATTCTGCCAGGATGATGCGCATCTCTACGTCATGCCAGAGCAGATCGAGGACGAGATTAATCAGGCGATCTCACTGATTGGCCGTATGTATGATATCTTTGGATTCGAATATAAGATTGAGTTATCCACTCGACCGGAAGATTCCATGGGATCGGAAGAGCTGTGGGATCAGGCGGAACGTGCATTGCAAAATGTACTGGATCGCCGGGGCGTGGAGTATCGCATTAACGAAGGAGACGGTGCCTTTTATGGACCGAAAATTGACTTTCATATCCTTGATGCACTGAAGCGCAGCTGGCAGTGCGGAACAATCCAGCTTGATTTTCAAATGCCGGAGAAGTTCGACCTCACTTACATTGGCGAGGATAGCCTGAAGCACCGTCCGGTCGTGATCCATCGTGCCATCTATGGTTCCATCGATCGTTTCATCGGTATCCTGACTGAGCACTATGCAGGAGCCTTCCCACTTTGGCTCGCACCTGTGCAAGTGAAGCTGCTGCCTGTATCGGATCATTACGCAGATTATGCGCTCCAAGTCCAGAGCCAGCTCCGGGCTGCGGGCATTCGGGTAGAAACAGATCTGCGCAGCGAGAAACTTGGATACAAAATCCGTGAAGCCCAGATGGAAAAAGTACCTTATTCGCTCGTACTTGGTGAGAATGAGAAAAATGCCTCATCTGCCTCTGTCCGTGCATACGGTCAGGGAGATCAAGGCATTCAACGTATTGAAGCTTTTATTGAACTGGTTCAACAAGCTGTGAAGGCAAAAATATAA
- a CDS encoding N-acetyltransferase family protein, translating to MKLEDVQIEYARLEDLPRIVEIYNSTIESRMVTADLESVTVEQRVPWFEDHSPDHRPLWVMKQAGHVVAWASLSSFYGRPAYNGTVEVSVYVDQQCRGIGAGGRLLQTVFAACPALGITTILGFVFGHNEPSLGLLRKHGFEQWGYYPEVAVLDGVNRDLAILGKKI from the coding sequence ATGAAGCTGGAAGATGTGCAGATTGAATATGCGCGCCTGGAGGACTTGCCGAGGATTGTAGAGATTTATAATTCCACCATTGAAAGCCGTATGGTAACAGCGGATTTGGAATCGGTGACAGTGGAGCAACGTGTTCCGTGGTTCGAGGACCATTCACCGGATCATCGTCCTCTTTGGGTGATGAAGCAGGCAGGTCATGTGGTAGCTTGGGCAAGTCTCAGCTCGTTTTATGGACGCCCTGCGTATAATGGAACGGTGGAAGTCAGTGTATACGTGGATCAGCAATGCCGCGGAATTGGGGCTGGTGGACGTTTGCTTCAAACGGTATTTGCGGCTTGTCCTGCACTTGGAATTACGACCATTCTCGGATTTGTCTTCGGGCATAATGAACCGAGTCTGGGATTGTTGCGCAAGCATGGTTTTGAACAGTGGGGATATTATCCCGAAGTGGCCGTGCTGGATGGTGTGAACAGAGATTTGGCTATACTAGGCAAAAAAATATAA